The following proteins are co-located in the Roseovarius arcticus genome:
- the trxB gene encoding thioredoxin-disulfide reductase, with protein MAGTKKTKVLIIGSGPAGYTAAVYASRAMLEPVLVQGIEPGGQLTTTTEVENWPGDTEVQGPDLMIRMEAHAKAMGAEVISDIISSIDFSKRPYVCQSDSGTEYVADAIILCTGARAKWLGLPSEEKFKGFGVSACATCDGFFYRGQEIVVVGGGNTAVEEALFLTNFASKVTLVHRRDELRAERILIDRLEKNPKIHTLWFHELEEVYGTDAPLGVEGVKVKHTKTGEITDISAKGVFIAIGHAPANELVKDVLETHMGGYVVTKPDSTETSLPGVFAAGDLTDHKYRQAVTSAGMGCMAALEAERWLAEHGMAENEDAVSAAPATENAAE; from the coding sequence ATGGCCGGTACGAAAAAGACGAAGGTTCTGATCATCGGCTCCGGCCCGGCAGGTTATACTGCGGCCGTCTATGCCAGCCGCGCTATGCTGGAACCTGTCCTCGTGCAGGGGATTGAGCCGGGCGGCCAGCTTACCACCACGACCGAGGTCGAAAACTGGCCCGGCGATACTGAGGTGCAAGGCCCCGACCTGATGATCCGGATGGAGGCACATGCCAAGGCTATGGGCGCCGAAGTCATCAGTGACATCATCAGCTCGATCGATTTTTCCAAGCGTCCATATGTCTGCCAGTCCGACAGCGGCACCGAATACGTCGCTGATGCGATCATCCTTTGCACGGGCGCCCGCGCCAAATGGCTGGGGCTGCCCAGCGAGGAAAAATTCAAGGGCTTTGGCGTATCAGCCTGCGCCACCTGCGACGGCTTTTTCTATCGCGGGCAGGAAATTGTCGTTGTCGGCGGCGGCAACACGGCGGTCGAGGAGGCGTTGTTTCTGACTAATTTCGCGTCGAAGGTCACGCTGGTTCATCGCAGGGACGAATTGCGCGCCGAGCGCATCCTGATCGACCGGCTTGAGAAGAATCCTAAGATCCACACCCTGTGGTTCCACGAGTTGGAGGAGGTTTACGGCACCGACGCACCGCTGGGCGTCGAAGGCGTGAAGGTCAAGCACACGAAAACTGGTGAGATTACCGACATCTCCGCCAAGGGCGTTTTCATCGCCATCGGCCATGCGCCCGCGAACGAGCTGGTCAAGGACGTGCTCGAGACGCATATGGGCGGCTATGTCGTGACCAAGCCCGACAGCACCGAGACGTCGCTGCCCGGCGTCTTTGCCGCCGGCGATTTGACTGATCACAAATACCGCCAAGCCGTCACCAGCGCCGGTATGGGCTGCATGGCCGCGCTCGAGGCCGAGCGCTGGCTGGCCGAGCATGGCATGGCCGAAAATGAGGACGCGGTAAGCGCGGCCCCCGCCACTGAGAACGCCGCAGAATGA
- a CDS encoding Lrp/AsnC family transcriptional regulator, with translation MATTRLDPIDRKILAELQADGRMTNVELARRVGISAPPCLRRVRTLEEAGYIRGYHADVDARELGFEVQVFANVGLQSQAEMDLTAFERRCAEWPLVRECHMLNGEVDFILKCVAPDLSTFQRFLTEELTAATNVASVKTALVIRGAKDEPGVPFEVLEARLARGA, from the coding sequence ATGGCAACCACCCGTCTGGACCCGATCGACCGCAAGATACTGGCCGAGCTTCAGGCCGATGGCCGTATGACCAACGTGGAACTGGCCCGCCGTGTCGGCATATCCGCCCCGCCCTGCCTGCGCCGCGTGCGTACTTTGGAGGAGGCGGGTTATATTCGCGGGTATCACGCCGACGTGGACGCGCGCGAGTTGGGGTTCGAGGTGCAAGTTTTTGCCAATGTTGGGCTGCAAAGCCAAGCCGAGATGGATCTTACTGCGTTCGAGAGGCGCTGCGCTGAGTGGCCGCTGGTGCGCGAGTGCCATATGCTGAACGGTGAGGTCGATTTCATTTTGAAATGCGTTGCGCCGGACCTGAGTACGTTTCAACGCTTCCTGACCGAGGAATTGACCGCCGCGACCAACGTGGCCAGCGTCAAGACCGCGCTGGTCATTCGCGGCGCAAAGGACGAGCCGGGCGTGCCATTCGAGGTGCTTGAGGCGCGGTTGGCGCGCGGCGCCTGA
- a CDS encoding Hint domain-containing protein — translation MVYTPSALGLTGAPRAEIGRTRGVARREVTNLRDALQTPVQECEIAYLLRDGSAREARHNVPALPVFEAAFSAFARGTLIATPRGPVAIEDLAPGMKVLTNERGPSPVLWIGTMSLRRSETAPEAPRLTRIMTGALGMGRPMTDLMTGPGARIAQRNPSQSGNVHSDLVLRPVRDLIDGTHVIELSPPGAVQLYHLALRRHATITAAGLAVETYHPGPGFQNQLTFRQLEQFIDLFPHVTHPADFGGLVHPRAPLGTGGRAVI, via the coding sequence ATGGTCTACACTCCCTCCGCCCTTGGCCTGACAGGCGCTCCGCGCGCCGAAATCGGCCGGACGCGGGGCGTGGCGCGCCGAGAGGTCACAAACCTGAGGGATGCCCTTCAGACCCCCGTGCAGGAGTGCGAAATCGCTTATCTGCTTAGAGACGGAAGCGCCCGCGAGGCCCGCCATAATGTTCCCGCACTTCCTGTTTTTGAGGCGGCCTTTTCGGCATTTGCGCGCGGCACGCTGATCGCCACCCCGCGCGGCCCCGTCGCGATCGAGGACTTGGCCCCCGGAATGAAAGTGCTGACGAACGAGCGCGGCCCGTCGCCTGTCCTATGGATCGGAACCATGTCGCTGCGCCGCAGCGAAACAGCGCCCGAAGCGCCGCGCCTGACACGTATCATGACCGGAGCGCTGGGTATGGGTCGCCCGATGACTGACCTGATGACTGGCCCGGGCGCGCGCATTGCACAGCGCAACCCGTCGCAGTCCGGCAATGTCCATTCCGATCTGGTGTTGCGTCCGGTGCGCGATCTGATTGACGGCACGCATGTCATCGAACTTAGCCCGCCGGGCGCGGTGCAGCTTTATCATCTCGCGCTGCGCCGCCACGCGACGATCACTGCTGCTGGCCTCGCGGTCGAAACGTACCACCCTGGACCCGGATTTCAGAACCAGTTGACATTTCGCCAGCTAGAGCAGTTCATCGATTTGTTCCCGCATGTTACGCACCCCGCCGATTTCGGCGGTCTTGTGCATCCGCGCGCCCCTCTTGGAACAGGCGGCCGGGCTGTCATCTAA
- a CDS encoding class I SAM-dependent methyltransferase yields MTPLGDLILAQIDADGPMSLADYMALCLMHPKHGYYATRDPFGAAGDFTTAPEISQMFGELLGLSLAQTWLDQGAPSVIGLAELGPGRGTLMADILRATRGVPGFHAAAQVHLVETSQTLRAVQAKTLDSYAPLWHANVEALPDLPLFLIANEFFDALPIRQAQRSGDAWRELMVSRDGASLSPALSAPTLLPMLAHRLEDTAEGDIVEFCPAGTRIAAHLGAQIARLGGAALIVDYGDWRTLGDTFQALRAHATADPFAAPGTADLTAHVDFEALALAAAPARHTRLSTQGVFLERLGIAQRAQKLADALSGEARSAHVAAHRRLTHPAEMGTLFKVMGLYPEGAAPPPGLVS; encoded by the coding sequence ATGACCCCGCTTGGCGATCTGATCCTGGCGCAGATCGACGCGGACGGGCCTATGTCGCTGGCCGATTACATGGCGCTGTGCCTGATGCATCCCAAACATGGCTACTACGCCACGCGCGACCCCTTTGGTGCGGCAGGCGATTTCACCACCGCGCCCGAGATTAGCCAGATGTTCGGCGAGCTTTTGGGCCTCTCCCTTGCCCAGACATGGCTGGATCAGGGTGCGCCAAGCGTCATTGGACTGGCCGAGTTGGGGCCGGGGCGCGGCACGCTAATGGCCGATATCCTGCGCGCCACGCGGGGTGTGCCCGGCTTTCACGCCGCCGCGCAGGTGCATCTGGTCGAGACATCTCAGACCTTGCGCGCGGTGCAGGCCAAGACGCTGGACAGCTACGCCCCCCTATGGCACGCAAATGTCGAGGCGCTGCCTGACCTGCCCCTATTTCTAATCGCTAACGAGTTTTTCGACGCGCTGCCGATCCGGCAGGCACAGCGCAGCGGCGACGCATGGCGCGAATTGATGGTCAGCCGGGATGGCGCCAGCCTGTCGCCTGCCCTCAGCGCCCCCACGTTGCTACCGATGCTCGCCCACCGGCTGGAGGATACGGCAGAGGGCGATATCGTCGAATTTTGCCCGGCAGGCACCCGCATCGCCGCGCATCTCGGCGCGCAGATCGCGCGACTTGGCGGCGCGGCACTGATCGTGGATTACGGCGACTGGCGCACGCTCGGCGATACGTTTCAGGCGCTCCGTGCTCACGCAACCGCTGATCCCTTTGCGGCGCCGGGTACCGCCGATCTGACCGCGCATGTCGATTTCGAGGCGCTGGCGCTGGCCGCCGCGCCCGCGCGGCACACGCGTCTTAGCACCCAAGGGGTGTTTTTAGAGCGTCTGGGCATCGCGCAGCGGGCGCAAAAGCTGGCAGATGCGCTAAGCGGCGAGGCGCGCAGCGCGCATGTCGCGGCACATCGGCGCTTGACCCATCCGGCGGAAATGGGGACGCTCTTTAAGGTGATGGGCCTTTACCCCGAGGGTGCCGCGCCGCCACCGGGACTTGTCTCATGA
- a CDS encoding bifunctional sulfate adenylyltransferase/adenylylsulfate kinase codes for MTNFNNHGPIPELYVSHESSQKLKLEAADLVSHDLTARQVCDLELLMNGGFNPLKGFMSEADYDGVVSDMRLASGALWPMPITLDVADEFAGKLELGQDIALRDPEGVILATMTVTDRWTPDKSVEAKGVFGADDSAHPAVNYLHNTAGAVYLGGPVTGIQQPVHYDFRARRDTPNELRAYFRKLGWRKVVAFQTRNPLHRAHQELTFRAAKEVQANLLIHPVVGMTKPGDVDHFTRVRCYEAVLDQYPGSTTAMSLLNLAMRMGGPREAVWHGLIRANHGCTHFIVGRDHAGPGKNSAGEDFYGPYDAQDLFRKYQSEIGVEMVDFKHMVYVQERAQYEPMDEIEDKDDVTILNISGTELRRRLQEGLEIPEWFSFPEVVTELRRTRPARAKQGFTVFFTGYSGSGKSTIANALMVKLMEMGGRPVTLLDGDIVRKNLSSELGFSKEHRDLNIRRIGYVASEITKNGGIAICAPIAPYATTRRAVREDVEEFGAFVEVHVATSLEECERRDRKGLYKLARAGKIKEFTGISDPYDIPETPELRVETEKVDVDNCAHQVILKLEQMGLIKG; via the coding sequence ATGACGAACTTCAACAATCACGGACCCATCCCGGAACTTTACGTGAGCCACGAGTCTTCGCAGAAGCTGAAGCTGGAGGCGGCGGATCTGGTCAGTCACGATTTGACGGCGCGGCAGGTGTGCGATCTGGAGCTTTTGATGAATGGCGGGTTCAATCCGCTGAAGGGGTTCATGAGCGAGGCCGATTATGACGGCGTGGTCAGCGACATGCGTCTGGCCTCGGGCGCGCTGTGGCCGATGCCGATCACGCTGGATGTGGCGGACGAGTTTGCAGGCAAACTTGAGCTGGGCCAGGACATCGCGCTGCGCGACCCTGAGGGCGTGATCCTTGCGACCATGACCGTCACCGACCGCTGGACGCCCGACAAATCCGTCGAGGCCAAGGGCGTCTTTGGCGCCGATGACAGTGCCCATCCGGCCGTCAATTACCTGCACAACACGGCCGGCGCGGTCTATCTTGGCGGCCCGGTCACCGGCATTCAGCAGCCCGTGCATTATGATTTTCGCGCCCGCCGCGACACCCCGAACGAGTTGCGCGCCTATTTCCGCAAGCTGGGCTGGCGGAAGGTCGTCGCCTTTCAGACCCGCAATCCACTGCACCGCGCCCATCAGGAGCTGACGTTCCGCGCCGCCAAGGAGGTGCAGGCGAACCTGCTGATCCACCCCGTCGTCGGCATGACCAAGCCCGGCGACGTCGATCACTTCACCCGCGTGCGCTGCTACGAGGCGGTCCTTGATCAGTACCCCGGATCGACCACCGCGATGTCGCTCTTGAACCTTGCCATGCGCATGGGCGGCCCGCGCGAGGCGGTCTGGCACGGCCTGATCCGCGCCAATCACGGCTGCACGCATTTCATCGTCGGCCGCGATCACGCGGGCCCCGGCAAGAACTCGGCCGGGGAGGATTTCTACGGGCCGTATGATGCGCAGGACCTGTTCCGCAAATACCAGTCCGAGATCGGCGTCGAGATGGTCGATTTCAAGCATATGGTCTATGTGCAGGAGCGCGCCCAGTACGAGCCGATGGACGAGATCGAGGACAAGGACGACGTCACGATCCTCAACATCTCCGGCACCGAACTGCGCCGCCGCCTGCAAGAGGGCCTTGAGATCCCCGAATGGTTCTCCTTTCCTGAGGTCGTGACCGAGTTGCGCCGCACGCGTCCCGCGCGGGCCAAACAGGGCTTTACCGTGTTTTTCACCGGCTATTCGGGCAGCGGCAAATCCACCATCGCCAACGCGCTGATGGTCAAGCTGATGGAAATGGGCGGGCGCCCCGTGACCCTGCTGGACGGCGATATCGTGCGCAAAAACCTCAGCTCAGAGCTGGGCTTCAGCAAAGAGCACCGCGATCTGAACATCCGCCGCATCGGATACGTCGCGAGCGAGATCACCAAGAATGGCGGCATCGCCATCTGCGCGCCGATCGCGCCCTACGCGACCACCCGCCGCGCGGTGCGCGAGGACGTCGAAGAGTTCGGCGCCTTCGTTGAGGTCCACGTCGCGACCTCGCTGGAGGAATGCGAGCGCCGCGACCGCAAGGGCCTCTACAAGCTGGCGCGCGCAGGCAAGATCAAGGAGTTCACCGGCATCTCGGACCCCTACGACATCCCCGAGACACCGGAACTGCGCGTCGAAACCGAAAAAGTAGACGTCGACAACTGCGCCCACCAGGTGATCCTCAAGCTGGAGCAGATGGGCCTGATCAAAGGGTGA
- the purE gene encoding 5-(carboxyamino)imidazole ribonucleotide mutase has protein sequence MPQVEVGIIMGSQSDWPTMKEAADILDALGVPYETRIVSAHRTPDRLWSYGSEAAGRGLKAIIAGAGGAAHLPGMMASKTRVPVIGVPVQTKALSGVDSLYSIVQMPRGYPVATMAIGAAGAANAGLMAAAILANGDAALAQRLDEWRAALSASIPEEPSND, from the coding sequence ATGCCGCAAGTAGAAGTCGGGATCATCATGGGCAGCCAGTCGGACTGGCCCACGATGAAGGAAGCCGCAGATATTCTGGATGCGCTCGGCGTGCCTTACGAGACGCGCATTGTGTCTGCTCACCGCACGCCGGATCGCTTGTGGTCGTACGGCAGCGAGGCGGCCGGTCGCGGGCTAAAGGCGATCATCGCAGGCGCGGGCGGCGCCGCGCATTTACCAGGCATGATGGCGTCCAAGACGCGCGTGCCGGTCATCGGCGTGCCGGTCCAGACCAAGGCATTGTCGGGCGTTGACAGCCTTTATTCCATCGTCCAGATGCCGCGCGGCTACCCTGTCGCCACCATGGCCATCGGCGCGGCTGGTGCGGCCAATGCCGGCCTTATGGCCGCTGCGATCCTGGCCAACGGCGATGCGGCGCTGGCGCAGCGGCTGGACGAATGGCGCGCGGCCCTGTCGGCCTCTATCCCCGAGGAGCCGAGCAATGACTGA
- a CDS encoding DUF1150 family protein, which translates to MDTEFEFPHEAGHRIAYVRPVAVEDLPKDVQSQVGDLTTLYAVHDEQGERLALVSDRKMAFVLARQHDLDPVTVH; encoded by the coding sequence ATGGATACCGAATTTGAATTTCCGCACGAGGCGGGCCACCGCATCGCATACGTCCGTCCTGTCGCGGTCGAGGATCTGCCCAAGGACGTGCAGAGCCAGGTTGGCGATCTGACGACGCTCTATGCCGTGCACGACGAGCAAGGTGAGCGCCTCGCGCTGGTCAGTGATCGCAAAATGGCATTCGTGCTGGCGCGCCAGCATGATCTGGACCCTGTGACCGTACATTGA
- a CDS encoding YbjN domain-containing protein: MALSEQFLSDDVHPIDIVENLATHNDWQFDRVGDDQIAMAVEGQWRTYSITLAWSAYDETLRMVCTFEMDPPSEKLPALFEALNEINDQCWSGAFTYWREQKLMVYRYGLLMSGGQGASPEQIDTIITAAVLNAERYYPAFQLVVWGDRTPRDAMQVAIAEAYGRA, translated from the coding sequence ATGGCCCTGTCCGAGCAGTTTCTGTCCGATGACGTGCACCCCATAGATATTGTCGAAAATTTGGCGACACATAATGATTGGCAATTCGACCGCGTTGGCGATGACCAGATCGCAATGGCCGTCGAGGGCCAGTGGCGCACCTATTCGATTACCCTCGCATGGTCCGCCTATGACGAGACGCTGCGCATGGTTTGCACCTTTGAAATGGACCCACCCAGCGAAAAATTGCCGGCCCTTTTCGAGGCCCTGAACGAGATAAACGACCAGTGCTGGTCCGGTGCCTTTACCTATTGGCGCGAACAAAAGTTGATGGTCTATCGCTATGGATTACTGATGTCCGGCGGGCAGGGTGCCAGCCCTGAGCAGATCGACACGATCATCACTGCCGCCGTCCTGAACGCCGAGCGTTATTATCCCGCATTTCAGTTGGTCGTCTGGGGCGACCGCACTCCGCGCGACGCGATGCAGGTTGCCATTGCAGAGGCTTATGGCCGCGCGTAA
- a CDS encoding HalD/BesD family halogenase, protein MSYIAADLIDYKSYPICQEGAERDSLLERVRNDLKRNGCAVIKKFLTSSGIGALTSEADSVSGNGHSSFNRTNVYFTKDDPSLPSDDPRRQFFDRSNSFVPADNFSKTGPLRTIQDSKGFDRFIQDCLQEEEFYRYADPLADVIINKAKEGNGFPWHFDTNNFTVTLAIQNADQGGAFEYAPRIREGDENFAEVSRVLNGTSDKVKVLNLEPGDLQIFRGRYSLHRVAPLIGQRPRYVAIFSYVGEPNMVGSPERTMQLYGRTLPIHHERAAQRSDAYLD, encoded by the coding sequence GTGTCCTATATTGCCGCTGATCTTATTGACTACAAAAGCTATCCGATTTGCCAAGAAGGGGCCGAGCGCGATTCCCTGCTAGAGAGGGTTCGGAATGATCTGAAGCGCAACGGCTGCGCGGTCATTAAGAAATTTCTGACTTCGAGCGGCATCGGAGCGCTCACTTCTGAGGCAGACAGCGTCTCTGGCAACGGGCACAGCAGTTTCAATCGCACCAATGTTTATTTTACCAAGGACGATCCTAGTCTTCCTTCCGATGATCCGCGACGGCAGTTTTTTGACCGTTCAAATTCATTCGTCCCGGCAGATAACTTCTCCAAGACCGGGCCACTTCGGACTATTCAAGACAGTAAGGGCTTCGACCGGTTCATCCAAGATTGCCTTCAGGAAGAAGAATTCTACCGATACGCAGACCCATTGGCGGATGTCATCATTAACAAAGCCAAGGAAGGTAACGGCTTCCCCTGGCATTTTGACACGAATAATTTCACCGTTACGCTTGCCATACAGAACGCCGATCAGGGCGGTGCATTTGAATACGCGCCGCGCATCCGTGAGGGCGACGAGAATTTCGCTGAGGTCTCTCGAGTTTTGAATGGGACTTCGGACAAGGTAAAGGTGCTAAACCTTGAACCCGGTGACCTTCAGATATTTCGCGGCCGATACTCACTACACCGGGTAGCGCCGCTGATCGGACAACGGCCACGCTATGTCGCGATATTTTCCTATGTCGGAGAGCCAAACATGGTTGGATCGCCAGAGAGAACGATGCAGCTCTATGGGCGCACCTTGCCGATTCACCATGAACGAGCGGCGCAGCGGTCTGACGCGTACCTTGATTAA
- the pgeF gene encoding peptidoglycan editing factor PgeF produces the protein MTLEILTADSLAPLRHGFFTRRGGASSGIFTGLNCGEGSSDLREIVNINRARVADAMNVAPDHLQSVRQIHSADVAVVNAPLKERPRADAMVTATPGIALAILTADCQPVLFADVDAGVIGAAHAGWRGALDGVLEATVDAMVALGAARGNIHAVIGPSISQAAYEVSAEFADAFLTADAGHAQFFAPGAESRMQFDLTAFGLARLRCAGVGHAEWTGHCTYGDEDRFYSYRRTTHRGEADYGRLIASIRL, from the coding sequence ATGACGCTGGAAATCCTGACTGCCGACAGTCTTGCGCCCCTGCGCCATGGATTCTTTACCCGCCGAGGCGGGGCCTCATCGGGCATCTTCACGGGGCTGAACTGCGGCGAAGGGTCCAGCGATCTGCGCGAAATCGTCAACATTAATCGCGCCCGTGTGGCAGATGCTATGAACGTCGCGCCGGATCATTTGCAAAGCGTGCGTCAGATCCATTCAGCCGATGTCGCTGTGGTGAACGCGCCATTGAAAGAGCGGCCTCGCGCAGATGCGATGGTCACGGCCACCCCCGGAATTGCGCTGGCGATCCTGACCGCAGATTGCCAGCCCGTATTGTTTGCCGATGTGGATGCAGGTGTAATTGGCGCGGCCCATGCCGGCTGGCGCGGAGCATTGGACGGCGTGCTGGAGGCCACCGTCGACGCAATGGTGGCTCTCGGCGCTGCGCGGGGCAACATCCACGCTGTCATCGGCCCCTCAATCAGCCAAGCGGCTTATGAGGTGAGCGCGGAGTTCGCCGACGCGTTTCTAACCGCAGATGCAGGCCATGCCCAATTCTTTGCCCCCGGCGCAGAGAGTCGAATGCAGTTCGACCTCACGGCCTTCGGCCTCGCGCGATTACGCTGCGCCGGGGTGGGCCATGCGGAATGGACCGGCCATTGCACCTACGGGGACGAAGATCGATTCTACTCCTACCGCCGCACCACGCACCGGGGCGAGGCAGACTATGGCCGCCTGATCGCATCTATCCGCCTCTGA
- the lgt gene encoding prolipoprotein diacylglyceryl transferase yields MQAVIPFPDISPELFSISVFGMEFALRWYALAYIAGILAGWRIVLGAVRRPHLWQGGNAAMTAKQVEDLLFWAILGVILGGRLGFVLFYQPGYYLSHPVQILKVWQGGMSFHGGMLGVLVACIAFSLRNKLRILSVGDLLCMAAPIGLALGRIANFINAELWGRPTTLPWGVVFPGAAAQDCPEVLGLCARHPSQLYEALLEGVILGAVLLWLAYRRGALKRPGWITGCFFIGYGASRFVVEFARQADAQFMTLGNPLGHAVQLGAGYGLTMGQLLSLPMIAFGLILLATRPHST; encoded by the coding sequence ATGCAAGCTGTTATCCCCTTCCCCGATATCTCGCCCGAGTTGTTCTCGATCTCGGTCTTTGGCATGGAATTCGCGCTGCGTTGGTATGCGCTGGCCTACATCGCGGGCATCCTCGCCGGATGGCGGATCGTTCTGGGCGCTGTACGCAGGCCGCATCTGTGGCAGGGTGGAAACGCTGCGATGACCGCAAAACAGGTCGAGGATCTGCTGTTTTGGGCCATCTTGGGCGTCATTCTGGGCGGGCGGCTAGGCTTTGTGCTGTTCTACCAGCCCGGCTATTACCTGTCGCATCCAGTGCAAATATTAAAGGTCTGGCAGGGCGGCATGTCGTTTCATGGCGGTATGCTGGGCGTGCTGGTGGCGTGCATTGCGTTCTCGCTCCGCAACAAGCTGCGCATCCTGTCCGTCGGCGATCTGCTGTGTATGGCCGCGCCCATTGGGCTGGCACTGGGCCGCATCGCCAATTTCATCAACGCCGAGCTGTGGGGCCGGCCAACCACTCTGCCGTGGGGCGTGGTATTTCCCGGCGCCGCCGCGCAGGACTGCCCTGAGGTGCTGGGACTTTGCGCGCGCCACCCCTCGCAGCTATATGAGGCATTGCTGGAGGGCGTCATTCTGGGCGCTGTGCTGCTGTGGCTTGCCTACCGTCGCGGCGCGCTCAAGCGACCCGGCTGGATCACAGGATGCTTCTTCATCGGTTACGGGGCCTCGCGCTTTGTAGTTGAATTTGCGCGTCAGGCCGATGCGCAGTTTATGACGTTAGGCAATCCGCTGGGCCATGCAGTGCAACTGGGTGCGGGTTATGGCCTGACGATGGGGCAGTTGCTGTCACTGCCGATGATCGCATTTGGCCTCATATTACTAGCGACGCGCCCGCACAGCACATGA
- a CDS encoding ribonuclease E inhibitor RraB, with protein MTHDFAAQRRDTYAAWDDVSGGADLPDAADIDYAFVPEEGADWDAAEAALSEAGYDCARTPDEDGTDYLAASLPDQPLTAMAIWLGEETATRAVLPHGFKPDGWGFMG; from the coding sequence ATGACGCATGATTTCGCCGCCCAACGGCGTGATACCTATGCCGCATGGGACGACGTCTCAGGCGGCGCAGACCTGCCGGATGCGGCCGATATCGACTATGCCTTCGTGCCCGAAGAGGGCGCCGATTGGGATGCCGCCGAGGCCGCGTTAAGCGAGGCGGGCTATGACTGCGCCCGCACCCCGGACGAGGATGGCACCGACTACTTGGCCGCGTCCCTGCCGGACCAGCCGCTGACCGCCATGGCGATCTGGTTGGGCGAGGAAACAGCGACGCGCGCGGTCCTTCCGCATGGATTTAAACCCGACGGCTGGGGCTTCATGGGCTGA
- a CDS encoding Hsp20 family protein, translating into MTKLTLGAHPYMLGFDQLERLLERSAKSGNEGYPPFNIEQTSDNSYRITLAVAGFGEDDLSVTVEDRQLVIRGRQSADHSERIFLHRGIAARQFQRSFVLADGVEVGAAIMENGLLHIDLTRAPPETVVQTIQINKRGQ; encoded by the coding sequence ATGACGAAACTGACGTTGGGGGCGCACCCCTATATGCTGGGCTTTGACCAGCTGGAACGACTGCTGGAACGCAGCGCCAAATCTGGCAACGAGGGCTATCCGCCCTTTAACATCGAGCAAACCTCCGACAATTCGTACCGGATTACGCTGGCCGTCGCAGGCTTTGGCGAGGATGATCTGTCCGTCACGGTTGAGGATCGCCAGCTGGTGATCCGGGGCCGACAAAGCGCAGATCATAGCGAGCGGATATTTTTGCACCGCGGTATTGCCGCCCGGCAATTCCAGCGCAGCTTTGTTCTGGCCGACGGGGTCGAGGTCGGCGCCGCGATAATGGAGAACGGACTTTTGCATATCGACTTGACTCGCGCGCCGCCCGAAACAGTTGTTCAGACGATCCAGATCAACAAACGTGGCCAATAA
- a CDS encoding accessory factor UbiK family protein — protein MQTRNKVMDDISQLMTNAMGVAQGARKEAETAMSSMIDRWLADRDFVTREEFDAVRAMAQKAREENEALKARLDTLEAGTPERR, from the coding sequence ATGCAGACCCGCAACAAGGTGATGGACGATATCTCGCAATTGATGACCAACGCGATGGGCGTGGCCCAAGGCGCAAGGAAAGAGGCCGAGACGGCGATGTCGTCGATGATCGACCGCTGGCTGGCCGACCGCGATTTCGTCACGCGTGAGGAATTCGACGCCGTGCGCGCCATGGCCCAAAAGGCCCGCGAAGAGAACGAAGCGTTGAAAGCGCGCCTCGACACGCTTGAGGCAGGCACGCCCGAGCGCCGCTGA
- a CDS encoding YdcH family protein produces the protein MNAYSELSMKSDDVLRVELEQFRREHGDLDAAIHALEERVVRDPLTVKRLKQQKLRLKDRIAYIEDRLLPDIIA, from the coding sequence ATGAACGCCTATAGCGAACTTTCGATGAAATCCGATGACGTATTGCGCGTCGAGTTGGAGCAATTTCGCCGCGAGCATGGCGATCTGGATGCCGCGATCCATGCTTTGGAAGAGCGCGTCGTGCGCGACCCGCTGACCGTCAAGCGGCTCAAGCAGCAAAAACTGCGCCTCAAGGATCGCATTGCATACATCGAGGATCGCCTGTTGCCGGACATCATCGCCTGA